In one Spirosoma rigui genomic region, the following are encoded:
- a CDS encoding cation:proton antiporter — MELFDLLSVLIVVSAVFAYINTRFLKLPDAIGIMMVSVLFSTTILLINAVRPDWFVLVKQAVQQIDFYDILFNVMLSFLLFAGAFHTDSAKLLAERRSIMLFALVGVMISTFLVATGLYYAAGWVGYPLNYPLCLLFGALISPTDPIAVLGILAKFKLPESVKLNIVGESLFNDGVGVVVFATIYQIVLNGSESITTGEIAGLFLQEAVGGVVYGIVLGYGMYRLMRSVDHYQTEVLITLAGVMGGYALAHYLHVSGPLAMVVAGLFVNSPARQYAMSAVTEEYVARFWELLDVILNALLFVLIGIELLIIELKTDYWMLCVLAVIIVLSARYLSILIPYRLTRQWLNLDNRAPVMLTWGGLRGGISIALALSISNAVPYKDLIVTVTYAVVLCSVMGQGLTMELLIKRLYPATTTSKPDQH; from the coding sequence ATGGAGTTATTTGATCTACTGAGCGTTCTTATTGTCGTATCGGCAGTTTTCGCCTACATAAACACGCGTTTTCTGAAGCTGCCCGACGCCATCGGGATCATGATGGTGTCAGTACTGTTCTCGACGACCATATTGCTCATCAATGCGGTGCGGCCGGATTGGTTCGTACTCGTTAAGCAGGCTGTTCAGCAGATTGACTTCTACGACATCCTGTTCAACGTCATGCTGAGTTTCCTGCTGTTTGCGGGGGCGTTCCATACCGACTCGGCAAAGCTGCTGGCCGAGCGACGGTCTATCATGCTCTTTGCGCTGGTCGGCGTCATGATCTCTACGTTTCTGGTCGCTACGGGCTTGTATTACGCAGCCGGTTGGGTTGGTTATCCGCTCAACTACCCCCTCTGCCTGCTGTTTGGCGCCCTGATTTCGCCCACCGACCCCATTGCGGTTCTGGGTATACTGGCCAAGTTTAAACTGCCCGAAAGTGTGAAGCTCAACATCGTGGGTGAATCGCTTTTCAATGATGGCGTGGGCGTGGTGGTATTTGCTACCATCTACCAGATCGTGCTGAATGGGTCTGAGAGCATTACGACCGGTGAAATTGCCGGGTTGTTTTTGCAGGAAGCCGTTGGGGGCGTTGTGTATGGTATCGTACTCGGCTACGGTATGTACCGGCTTATGCGGTCGGTAGATCACTACCAGACCGAAGTGCTCATTACCCTGGCGGGTGTGATGGGGGGGTATGCGCTGGCCCACTACCTGCACGTATCGGGGCCGCTGGCTATGGTGGTGGCGGGCCTGTTTGTTAATTCACCCGCCCGCCAGTATGCCATGAGCGCCGTTACCGAGGAATACGTAGCGCGTTTCTGGGAGTTGCTCGACGTGATTCTGAATGCGCTGTTATTTGTGTTGATCGGTATCGAACTGCTCATTATCGAGCTGAAGACCGACTACTGGATGCTTTGTGTGCTGGCCGTAATCATCGTGTTGTCGGCTCGTTACCTCTCAATTCTTATTCCCTACCGGCTAACCCGCCAGTGGCTCAACCTCGACAACAGAGCCCCGGTCATGCTCACCTGGGGTGGTTTGCGAGGAGGCATATCCATTGCGCTGGCACTGTCGATCAGTAACGCGGTGCCTTACAAAGACCTGATCGTAACGGTTACCTATGCCGTTGTGCTGTGCTCGGTAATGGGGCAGGGACTAACCATGGAGTTACTGATCAAACGCTTGTATCCTGCCACGACAACGTCAAAACCCGATCAGCACTGA